In one Chelmon rostratus isolate fCheRos1 chromosome 7, fCheRos1.pri, whole genome shotgun sequence genomic region, the following are encoded:
- the LOC121608742 gene encoding arf-GAP with Rho-GAP domain, ANK repeat and PH domain-containing protein 1-like isoform X3, giving the protein MNTPDRDMSLQVPRQPKGWSSSLCSDEELLDDDDPALWQDEGLSNLQGSVYLPDSGRLSVAAKEDNSQLIAVIKMGWLDKNPPQGALYYQRRWVKLDVDYLRYFDNEKEVYSKGIISTAFITNVSCAGELKFEVVTNNRTFIFRAESEAERNDWVTVLQDCTRGRHPHSTTSFRSPLTPDYQGYLELRGLRSKLYTVVASDKVFLYKNMEDYRIGVGITSIEMNVGNVKDTDRRSFDLTTPYRIFSFIAESEQLREQWVDAMRDAIGEALSNREVAERIWAEPSNSLCADCGAPKPEWASINLCVVVCKRCAGEHRGLGPSISKVRSLKMDRKVWTEELIQLFLLMGNERVNSFWAAHIPPSEDLTPSSCSEKRRCFITNKYRQGKYRKYHPLYGNQGELNSALCINVQSSDVLETVRLIFCGADVNCSTGMASWPSPLSLANAHSQPLQAELISLNLNTELPRSVEGEAMEAVHYTAPPCVSHNGFLFKTASMARAVTERKAREEFSRRWCTLNDGTFSYYESDRNSNPNGALKASVIVCLAVDTPEKHGYEHTFELYSESERLYLFGTDDPDSHKEWVKSIAKNFIPATAEPLLRLPFERIGRLKCKDGLNLQTSKVGWFALVGSTLHAYLADSKGEEIHLRKLNELSIQQDNEVLVLVERGRTLYIEGERKLDFAGWCGAIQAAAGSGGDTLSQQQLTETDIPIIVHSCIDFITQCGIQSEGIYRKSGVNSRVAALCERFRHDARSICLREGVHQVDDVSNTLKRFFRELEEGLFTSEDANAWLSTAANQDESVKISQYQLLVKRLPRVNKATLQALINHLYCVQCFSELNQMNLHNLAIVFGPTLFQADGKDYTAGRTIEDLIQHYILIFEVDEQQLKKQLEVISFIINLRRKNNTMFPSTEPGGHFICTVYVEDGKDTAEQHVKIPGSMTAAELSCEVLDRRNITVKDKEYWSCWEVSDKEEMERPLHYQERVLPILHSFGTDSHLLIKKHIAMDAMIVYLASKVDASKHGMMKFREERSILGLGLSSGSFHDRYFILNSTSLRMYKEIRSNRPEREWPAKNLKVYLGIKKKLRPPTCWGLTVVYESKKQEKPEKQQWYLCCDTQSEMREWYATFLSIKYDGNVWPQDGLQQMRVSRALPDTRHGNVSLIPLRGSENEMRNSVAAFSQDPLALFRDVR; this is encoded by the exons ATGAACACACCAGACAGG GATATGTCCCTGCAAGTGCCCAGACAGCCAAAGGGATGGAGCAGTTCTTTGTGCAGTGACGAAGAGTTGTTGGATGATGATGA CCCTGCCCTTTGGCAGGACGAGGGCCTCAGTAACCTGCAAGGCAGTGTCTACCTGCCAGACTCTGGCAGACTGTCGGTAGCCGCTAAAGAAGACAACTCTCAGCTCATTGCTGTCATTAAGATGGGCTGGCTGGACAAGAATCCACCTCAGGG GGCTCTTTATTATCAGAGACGATGGGTGAAGCTGGATGTTGACTACCTAAGATACTTTGACAATGAGAAG GAGGTGTACTCAAAGGGGATCATCTCCACTGCCTTCATCACAAACGTGTCCTGTGCGGGAGAGCTGAAGTTTGAGGTCGTCACAAACAACCGAACATTTATCTTCAGGGCTGAAAGTGAAG CTGAGAGAAACGACTGGGTGACTGTACTGCAGGACTGCACCAGGGGGCGCCATCCACACAGCACCACAAGTTTTAGGTCACCTTTGACCCCAGACTACCAGGGCTATCTGGAACTCAGAGGGTTGCGCTCCAAACTATATACTGTTGTTGCCTCTGATAAAGTCTTCCTCTACAAAAACATGGAG GATTATCGTATAGGAGTGGGCATCACATCTATTGAGATGAATGTAGGAAATGTGAAAGACACAGATCGTCGTAGCTTTGATCTCACCACACCATACCGCATATTCAG TTTCATCGCAGAGTCAGAGCAGCTGCGAGAGCAGTGGGTGGACGCCATGCGGGATGCGATAGGTGAGGCCTTGTCGAATAGGGAGGTGGCAGAGCGGATCTGGGCGGAGCCTAGCAACAGTCTCTGTGCTGACTGCGGGGCCCCCAAGCCGGAATGGGCTTCCATCAACTTGTGTGTGGTGGTCTGCAAACGatgtgcag gagagcacagaggactgGGTCCTAGCATCTCAAAGGTTCGTAGTCTGAAGATGGACAGGAAAGTCTGGACAGAAGAGCTaatacag CTGTTCCTGTTGATGGGCAACGAGCGGGTAAACAGTTTCTGGGCAGCTCACATCCCGCCAAGTGAAGATTTGACACCCTCTAGCTGCAGTGAAAAGAGACGGTGCTTCATCACCAACAAATACCGCCAAGGCAAATACAGGAAATACCATCCTCTATATGGAAACCAGGGAGAGCTCAACAGT GCTCTCTGTATAAATGTGCAGAGCAGTGATGTGCTGGAGACAGTAAGACTGATTTTCTGCGGCGCAGATGTAAATTGTTCAACTGGTATGGCAAGTTggccttcccctctctccctggcCAACGCACACTCACAACCCTTACAGGCGGAGTTAATTAGCCTTAATCTAAACACAG AACTACCACGATCGGTGGAGGGCGAGGCCATGGAGGCAGTACATTACACTGCACCACCTTGTGTATCTCACAATGGCTTCCTGTTCAAGACTGCATCCATGGCTCGGGCTGTCACAGAGCGCAAGGCTAGAGAGG AGTTCAGCCGTCGCTGGTGTACACTGAACGATGGAACTTTCAGCTACTATGAAAGTGACAGGAACTCGAACCCTAATGGAGCCCTGAAGGCTTCAGTGATAGTCTGTTTGGCTGTTGACACACCTGAGAAACATGG GTATGAACATACCTTTGAACTCTACTCAGAGTCAGAGCGCCTCTATCTGTTTGGCACTGATGACCCAGACAGCCACAAGGAATGGGTGAAGTCTATTGCCAAG AACTTTATTCCGGCCACTGCAGAGCCTTTACTGAGGCTGCCATTTGAGCGGATTGGACGGCTGAAGTGTAAAGACGGCTTGAACCTACAAACATCCAAGGTTGGCTGGTTTGCTCTGGTGGGCTCCACCCTTCACGCCTACTTGGCGGATAGCAAGGGAGAGGAGATCCACCTCCGCAAGCTAAATGAACTTT CAATTCAACAAGACAATGAGGTGCTGGTTCTGGTGGAGAGAGGCAG GACTCTGTacatagagggagagaggaagctgGATTTTGCCGGCTGGTGTGGGGCCATCCAGGCGGCAGCAGGGAGCGGAGGAGACACActgagccagcagcagctgacggAGACAGACATACCCATCATAGTACACAGCTGCATCGACTTCATCACACAGTGCG GCATCCAGTCTGAGGGCATCTATCGTAAGAGCGGCGTGAACTCCCGCGTGGCAGCGCTGTGCGAGAGATTCCGCCATGATGCTCGCAGTATTTGTCTGAGGGAGGGAGTGCACCAGGTGGACGACGTCTCCAACACACTCAAACGCTTCTTCAGGGAATTAGAAGAGGGACTGTTCACGTCAGAGGATGCCAACGCCTGGCTCAGCACTGCTG CCAATCAGGATGAAAGTGTGAAAATCTCCCAGTACCAGCTACTGGTGAAGAGACTGCCTCGTGTGAACAAGGCTACACTACAAGCCCTTATCAACCACCTCTAttg cGTGCAGTGTTTTTCTGAGTTGAACCAGATGAACCTCCATAACCTGGCCATAGTGTTCGGTCCCACACTGTTCCAGGCCGATGGGAAGGACTACACTGCTGGCCGCACCATAGAGGATCTCATACAGCACTACATACTCATCTTTGAG GTTGATGAGCAGCAGCTAAAGAAGCAGCTAGAAGTCATTAGTTTTATCATCAATCTAcgaaggaaaaacaacacaatgtttcct AGCACTGAACCTGGGGGGCATTTCATCTGTACAGTGTATGTGGAGGATGGGAaggacacagcagagcagcatgtcaAG ATCCCTGGttcaatgacagcagcagagctttCCTGTGAGGTCCTGGACCGGCGTAACATCACAGTTAAAGACAAAGAGTACTGGAGCTGCTGGGAGGTCAGCGACAAGGAGGAAATGG AACGTCCACTGCACTATCAGGAGCGAGTCTTACCCATCCTTCACTCCTTTGGCACTGACTCCCATCTGCTCATCAAGAAGCACATTGCTATGGACGCCATGATCGTCTACTTGG CCAGTAAAGTGGATGCATCCAAACACGGGATGATGAAATTCAGAGAAGAGCGAAGCATCTTGGGATTGGGACTGTCCTCTGGAAGTTTCCACGACCGATATTTCATCCTCAACTCCACCTCTCTCAGAATGTACAAGGAAATCAGA AGTAACCGTCCAGAACGTGAGTGGCCAGCGAAAAACCTAAAGGTCTACCTGGGTATTAAGAAGAAACTCCGTCCCCCCACATG